A DNA window from Setaria viridis chromosome 2, Setaria_viridis_v4.0, whole genome shotgun sequence contains the following coding sequences:
- the LOC117842363 gene encoding uncharacterized protein, whose product MAKRLLSRTRLITLHHPVLPPALSRLLSHGPPAPTTSEPEDKGKKAAAAAAVVVEAAATSRREDPEVSVRDGSEDDDEDAGLPWRSWRPDVAWLSKALEPALHLYKQYNWKPFTSTGGGENIPASTRTFSEILSDLQRSKISIKDWSLSDLTVGLYLIYLSQASSKNAEAFKGVQISSNKMVQELIYHLELARGCYKGNASGLARYSMLRKRNVVKFVKDSSILRPGYYIGIDPRAKLVILGIRGTHTVYDLVTDLIALSDKKVSPKGFSTHFGTYEAARWYLRHELGIIRKCLEKHKDYKLRLVGHSLGGASAALLAIMLRKKSKEELGFSPDIISAVGYGTPPCISKEAAESCASYVSTVVLQDDIIPRLSAASLARLRNEILKTDWVSVLEKEDLKHIVDIVTNAKLVVSSIQDVARKLGDYAKIVSASTNSDVAKDPADSTKVLSSNSTNDVFVPEDLFLPGTLYYLQRDIENINGIEDESYTLWKGDPGDNFQRILLSGNLISDHRCESIYYAMREVLKTLPPLPQDE is encoded by the exons ggcggcggctgtcgTGGTGGAGGCGGCTGCCACGAGCCGGAGGGAGGACCCCGAGGTCAGCGTGAGGGATGGatcggaggacgacgacgaggacgccgGTCTTCCCTGGAGGAGCTGGAGGCCCGACGTCGCGTGGCTCTCCAAGGCCCTCGAGCCCGCGCTGCACCTCTACAAGCAATACAATTGGAAGCCTTTCACCT CTACTGGTGGAGGGGAGAACATCCCTGCGAGCACCCGGACATTTAGTGAAATTCTAAGTGATCTCCAGCGAAGTAAGATAAGCATCAAGGACTGGAGCCTCAGTGATCTTACTGTTGGCCTTTACCTCATTTACCTCAGCCAAGCTTCATCAAAGAATGCTGAAGCCTTCAAGGGTGTTCAGATATCCTCCAATAAGATG GTTCAAGAACTAATTTATCACCTAGAACTTGCAAGAGGTTGCTATAAAGGCAACGCATCTGGACTTGCAAGGTATAGCATGCTTCGCAAGAGAAATGTTGTAAAATTTGTGAAAGACTCTAGTATTTTGAGGCCTGGATATTACATTGGCATTGATCCACGAGCTAAACTGGTGATTCTTGGGATTCGTGGGACTCATACAGTGTATGATCTTGTTACTGATTTGATTGCTCTAAGCGATAAGAAGGTATCACCAAAAGGTTTCTCAACACACTTTGGAACATATGAGGCGGCCCGTTGGTACCTTCGCCATGAGCTGGGAATAATCAGAAAATGTTTGGAGAAGCACAAG GACTACAAGTTGCGGTTGGTAGGGCACTCCCTTGGAGGAGCTTCAGCAGCTTTACTGGCCATAATGTTACGGAAGAAGTCAAAGGAGGAGCTTGGTTTCAGTCCGGACATTATTTCAGCTGTTGGATATGGAACACCACCTTGCATATCGAAGGAAGCTGCTGAAAGTTGTGCTAGCTATGTCTCTACTGTTGTGCTCCAG GATGATATTATACCTAGGCTCAGTGCAGCTTCACTGGCAAGACTGCGAAATGAAATACTCAAAACAGATTG GGTAAGTGTTCTGGAAAAGGAAGACTTGAAGCATATAGTGGATATTGTGACTAATGCCAAGCTTGTCGTTTCATCAATTCAAGATGTGGCACGTAAACTCGGTGACTATGCCAAAATTGTATCAGCATCAACAAATTCTG ATGTTGCCAAAGATCCAGCTGACTCGACGAAGGTGCTGTCATCGAATAGTACAAATGATGTGTTTGTGCCTGAGGATCTCTTCCTTCCTGGGACTCTGTATTACCTGCAGAGGGATATTGAGAATATAAACGGCATCGAAGACGAGTCATACACGCTCTGGAAAGGTGATCCAGGAGACAATTTTCAGAGGATACTGCTGTCTGGCAACTTGATATCTGATCACAGATGTGAAAGCATATATTACGCTATGAGGGAGGTGCTCAAGACACTGCCACCGCTGCCTCAGGATGAATGA
- the LOC117842318 gene encoding peptidyl-prolyl cis-trans isomerase CYP19-3 — translation MAKNPKVFFDILIGKAKAGRVVMELFADKVPKTAENFRCLCTGEKGLGTSGKPLHYKGSVFHRIIPSFMCQGGDFTRGNGTGGESIYGAKFADENFKLHHTGPGVLSMANAGPNTNGSQFFICTTQTPWLDGKHVVFGQVVDGYGVVEKMEAVGSGSGATAERVLIEDCGQLADE, via the coding sequence ATGGCCAAGAACCCCAAGGTTTTCTTCGACATCCTCATCGGCAAGGCCAAGGCTGGCCGCGTCGTCATGGAGCTCTTCGCCGACAAGGTCCCCAAGACGGCCGAAAACTTCCGCTGCCTGTGCACGGGCGAGAAGGGGCTTGGCACCTCCGGGAAGCCGCTGCATTACAAGGGCTCCGTCTTCCACCGGATCATCCCCAGCTTCATGTGCCAGGGCGGCGATTTCACCCGCGGCAACGGCACCGGTGGGGAGTCCATCTACGGCGCCAAGTTCGCCGACGAGAACTTCAAGCTGCACCACACGGGCCCTGGCGTGCTCTCCATGGCCAACGCTGGGCCCAACACCAACGGCTCCCAGTTCTTCATCTGCACCACCCAGACACCCTGGCTCGACGGCAAGCATGTCGTCTTCGGCCAGGTCGTCGACGGCTACGGCGTCGTGGAGAAGATGGAGGCCGTCGGCTCCGGGAGTGGAGCAACCGCCGAGCGCGTCCTCATCGAGGACTGCGGCCAGCTTGCCGACGAATGA